The following coding sequences lie in one Thermomicrobium sp. 4228-Ro genomic window:
- a CDS encoding polyamine ABC transporter substrate-binding protein produces the protein MTSTLELPPYIDRSRLESELFVFNWGDYIDPDVLADFERLTSVKVTIDTYETNEQAIAKLQQGGLGYDIVVPTDYAVQIAIGLGLLQELDRSVIRAIEHLDPNNLNGPFDPGNRYSVPYFWGTSGYAYDTAVLGDGLTSWRALFEPAEAARGKLVMHGYYRETIAAALLWLGYPLNETSDEALQRALAVLKAQKPYVLSYTSENNDELLVAGEAVIAHCWTGQAILAKREKPTIRYVIPAEGCAVWQDNLCVVKDAPHPYAAMVFIDFLCWPEIAARNATYVGYASPNRTARERGLLDPDLVDDPAIYLDDTTWRRLQWFRDLGPDYVKYDRIWTELQAG, from the coding sequence GTGACCAGCACGCTCGAGCTGCCACCGTACATCGACCGCAGTCGGCTGGAGAGCGAGCTGTTCGTCTTCAACTGGGGCGACTACATCGATCCCGATGTGCTCGCCGATTTCGAGCGCTTGACCAGCGTGAAGGTGACGATCGATACCTACGAGACGAACGAGCAGGCGATCGCCAAGCTCCAGCAAGGGGGCCTCGGCTACGATATCGTGGTGCCGACCGATTATGCGGTGCAGATCGCGATCGGACTCGGTCTGCTCCAGGAGCTCGACCGCTCGGTGATCCGCGCGATCGAGCATCTCGATCCGAACAACCTGAACGGCCCTTTCGATCCCGGGAACCGGTACAGCGTGCCGTACTTCTGGGGGACGTCCGGTTACGCGTACGATACTGCGGTCCTCGGTGACGGTCTCACCAGCTGGCGGGCGCTCTTCGAGCCCGCCGAGGCTGCCCGGGGCAAGCTGGTCATGCACGGGTACTACCGGGAGACGATCGCTGCGGCCTTGCTCTGGCTCGGCTACCCGCTCAACGAGACGAGCGACGAGGCCCTGCAACGTGCGCTCGCGGTGCTGAAGGCGCAGAAGCCGTACGTCCTCTCCTACACCAGCGAGAACAACGACGAGCTTCTCGTCGCGGGCGAGGCGGTGATCGCGCACTGCTGGACCGGCCAAGCGATCCTGGCCAAGCGGGAGAAGCCGACGATCCGCTACGTCATTCCTGCGGAAGGGTGCGCCGTCTGGCAGGACAACCTCTGCGTCGTCAAGGACGCCCCGCATCCCTACGCGGCCATGGTGTTCATCGATTTCCTCTGCTGGCCGGAGATCGCGGCCCGCAACGCCACCTACGTCGGGTACGCGAGCCCCAACCGCACGGCTCGAGAACGCGGTCTGCTCGATCCTGACCTCGTCGATGATCCGGCGATCTACTTGGACGACACGACCTGGCGTCGGCTGCAGTGGTTCCGTGACCTCGGGCCGGACTACGTGAAGTACGACCGTATCTGGACGGAGCTGCAGGCGGGCTGA
- the glmU gene encoding bifunctional UDP-N-acetylglucosamine diphosphorylase/glucosamine-1-phosphate N-acetyltransferase GlmU → MPVQTTNVDEKPDATQTSSGEALAVVVLAGGLGTRMRSRTPKELHPLAGRPLISYVLDAVQALPAVQRILVTSPAKVELVACVPPGWEIVYQAEPLGTGHALAQALPHLRPEVSWVLLVFGDHPLLTAPDLERLCAAAQAQRPLAAVLTTVLSDPAAYGRIQRDEQGRVIGVVEAREDTTAYAGPVEVVSGATLYQRQWLEEALPQVPRSPSGEYYHTSLVGLAAATAHPGEPVITVVAPPETALGVNDRIDLARAEAVLRDRIVQAHQRAGVTVVDPATTWIEPEVEIEPDARIEPFTILRGRTRIASGACVGPHAVVRDSVIGPESVVVASVIEESVVGARVHVGPYSHLRPGTVVEDGVHIGNFAELKNARIGRETRIGHVSYIGDADLGERVNIGAGTVTCNFDGVAKHRTVVEDEAFIGSDTMLVAPVRVGRGARTGAGSVVTKDVAPGATVVGVPARPIELRRARRDGRTGA, encoded by the coding sequence ATGCCCGTCCAGACGACGAACGTGGACGAGAAGCCTGACGCAACGCAAACGTCGAGTGGCGAGGCGCTCGCCGTGGTCGTCCTCGCGGGCGGTCTGGGAACCCGGATGCGTTCCCGCACGCCGAAGGAACTGCATCCGCTCGCCGGGCGGCCGCTCATCAGCTACGTCCTCGACGCCGTGCAGGCGCTCCCCGCAGTGCAGCGCATCCTCGTCACGAGTCCCGCGAAGGTAGAGCTCGTCGCGTGTGTGCCGCCGGGTTGGGAGATCGTCTACCAGGCGGAGCCGCTGGGGACTGGCCATGCCCTCGCCCAGGCGCTGCCCCACCTTCGTCCCGAAGTCAGCTGGGTGCTGCTCGTCTTCGGCGACCATCCCTTGCTGACGGCGCCCGATCTGGAACGGCTCTGTGCAGCAGCCCAAGCGCAGCGACCGCTCGCTGCCGTGCTCACGACGGTGTTGTCCGACCCGGCCGCCTACGGGCGGATCCAGCGTGACGAGCAGGGCCGCGTCATCGGGGTGGTCGAAGCGCGCGAGGACACGACGGCCTACGCGGGGCCAGTCGAGGTGGTCAGCGGAGCGACGCTCTACCAGCGACAGTGGCTCGAAGAGGCTCTCCCGCAGGTGCCGCGCAGCCCCTCGGGTGAGTACTACCACACGTCCCTCGTCGGGCTTGCCGCCGCGACAGCACATCCCGGCGAGCCCGTCATCACGGTGGTCGCACCACCGGAGACCGCGCTCGGTGTCAACGACCGGATCGACCTGGCGCGGGCCGAGGCGGTCCTGCGCGACCGGATCGTGCAGGCGCACCAGCGGGCTGGGGTGACGGTGGTCGATCCGGCAACGACCTGGATCGAGCCGGAGGTCGAGATCGAGCCGGACGCTCGGATCGAGCCGTTCACGATCCTGCGTGGACGGACGCGCATTGCCAGCGGGGCCTGCGTCGGCCCGCACGCGGTCGTGCGCGACAGCGTGATCGGGCCGGAGAGCGTTGTGGTTGCCTCGGTGATCGAGGAATCGGTCGTCGGAGCACGCGTGCACGTCGGACCCTACAGCCACTTGCGGCCGGGTACGGTCGTGGAGGACGGCGTGCACATCGGGAACTTCGCCGAACTCAAGAACGCGCGGATCGGGCGCGAGACGCGCATCGGCCACGTGAGCTATATCGGTGATGCCGATCTGGGCGAGCGCGTGAACATCGGTGCCGGGACAGTCACCTGCAATTTCGACGGCGTGGCCAAGCACCGCACGGTCGTCGAGGACGAGGCCTTCATCGGAAGCGATACGATGCTGGTCGCACCGGTGCGGGTCGGCCGGGGGGCGCGGACCGGTGCCGGGAGCGTGGTGACGAAAGATGTCGCGCCTGGTGCGACGGTTGTCGGCGTGCCGGCGCGGCCGATCGAGTTGCGGCGAGCACGTCGCGACGGACGGACGGGGGCGTAG
- a CDS encoding ribose-phosphate diphosphokinase → MDGRLQIFAGNANPHLAQAIVSVLETPLGRAEVSSWSDGETRVRLEENVRGSDVFVIQSLCAPVNQNIMELLIMLDAVKRASAARITAVIPYYAYARQEKKTAGREPISAKLLANLLTTAGADRVLTIDLHAPAIEGFFDIPVDHLRATPILAAHFRRLGLTDFVVVAPDAGAVLRADEFRRRSGGGLAIISKQRPGPEQAEILEMVGDVEGRDAVIVDDIIATGGTLLKAAELLRERGARCIFAAAVHGVFAGNALERIQASPIERVFVTDTIPLPEGVRTDKVEVLTVAPLLAEAIMRIHKDLSISALFT, encoded by the coding sequence GTGGACGGCCGGTTGCAGATCTTCGCCGGAAACGCGAACCCGCACCTGGCTCAAGCGATCGTGAGCGTTCTGGAAACACCGCTCGGCCGGGCGGAAGTCTCGAGCTGGAGCGACGGAGAGACACGGGTGCGCTTGGAAGAGAACGTGCGCGGTTCCGATGTGTTCGTGATCCAGTCGCTCTGCGCACCGGTGAACCAGAACATCATGGAACTCTTGATCATGCTCGACGCGGTCAAGCGTGCCTCGGCAGCGCGTATCACGGCGGTCATCCCGTACTACGCCTACGCGCGCCAGGAAAAGAAGACAGCCGGCCGGGAGCCGATCAGCGCGAAGCTCCTGGCCAACCTGCTCACGACCGCCGGTGCCGACCGCGTCCTGACGATCGATCTCCATGCACCGGCGATCGAGGGGTTCTTCGACATTCCAGTCGATCACTTGCGGGCGACGCCGATCCTGGCGGCCCATTTCCGGCGGCTCGGCCTCACTGACTTCGTCGTGGTAGCACCCGATGCTGGGGCTGTCTTGCGCGCCGATGAATTCCGGCGCCGGTCCGGTGGCGGTCTGGCGATCATCTCCAAGCAGCGGCCCGGACCGGAACAAGCTGAGATTCTCGAAATGGTCGGCGATGTCGAGGGGCGCGATGCGGTCATCGTCGACGACATCATCGCGACGGGGGGTACCCTGCTCAAGGCAGCAGAACTCCTGCGCGAGCGCGGTGCCCGGTGCATCTTCGCCGCGGCAGTGCATGGGGTGTTCGCTGGGAACGCCCTGGAACGCATCCAGGCATCGCCGATCGAGCGGGTCTTCGTGACCGATACGATTCCGTTACCGGAAGGGGTGCGCACGGACAAGGTGGAGGTGCTGACAGTCGCTCCGCTGTTGGCGGAAGCGATCATGCGGATCCATAAGGACCTGAGCATCAGTGCGCTCTTCACCTGA
- a CDS encoding LLM class flavin-dependent oxidoreductase, which translates to MAEQSFAFGLVVPAQPPVTSVTGLVRLARLLRFEAVMLWDHLQDFVPRALWSPRTTWMARLRSSPHPYYDFATLLGRLSAHAGRLRLGVGVTDPIRRHPVLLAQAMLTLAHLARRPPILGIGAGEAENLEPYGFPFDHPVSRIEEALAILRACLDQPGTIHFDGRYYRIPDGVFDLSAPPGRKPEIWLGAHGPRMLVLTGRFADGWYPNWIDTPEEYAAKLATIRRAAVETGRDPSALRPGMQAPLVLAPTERAVESVLRHPALRLTGLLRPASDWQALGLVHPLGERFRGYLDFVPERLSPETLRAALRAVPPELVARSVLAGTPEQVIARLRAYQEAGLRFLAVLPASALRSPGAALWTFLALRRVRNALER; encoded by the coding sequence ATGGCCGAACAATCGTTTGCCTTCGGACTCGTCGTTCCGGCCCAGCCACCGGTCACCAGCGTCACCGGGCTCGTCCGGCTCGCCCGGCTGCTCCGCTTCGAGGCGGTCATGCTCTGGGACCACCTCCAGGACTTCGTGCCCCGCGCGCTCTGGTCACCGCGCACGACCTGGATGGCACGCCTCCGCTCGAGCCCCCACCCCTACTACGACTTCGCGACCCTGCTCGGTCGGCTCAGCGCCCACGCCGGGCGGCTCCGCCTCGGCGTCGGTGTGACCGATCCGATCCGCCGCCATCCGGTGCTGCTCGCCCAGGCGATGCTCACGCTGGCACATCTGGCACGGCGACCGCCGATCCTCGGGATCGGCGCAGGAGAGGCCGAGAACCTAGAGCCGTACGGCTTTCCCTTCGACCACCCGGTCTCCCGGATCGAGGAAGCGCTGGCTATTCTTCGCGCCTGTCTCGACCAGCCAGGCACCATCCACTTCGACGGTCGCTACTACCGAATTCCGGACGGTGTCTTCGATCTGAGTGCCCCACCCGGCCGCAAACCAGAAATCTGGCTCGGTGCGCACGGACCGCGCATGCTCGTCCTGACTGGACGCTTCGCCGATGGCTGGTACCCGAACTGGATCGACACTCCAGAAGAGTACGCCGCCAAGCTCGCGACGATCCGCCGTGCCGCTGTGGAAACCGGTCGCGATCCCAGTGCACTGCGGCCAGGGATGCAGGCGCCACTCGTCCTCGCGCCGACCGAGCGGGCCGTCGAGTCGGTGCTGCGCCACCCGGCGCTCCGGCTCACTGGGCTGCTCCGCCCGGCCAGCGACTGGCAGGCACTCGGGCTCGTCCATCCGCTCGGTGAGCGCTTCCGGGGCTACCTCGACTTCGTACCGGAGCGCCTCTCGCCCGAGACGTTGCGCGCCGCGCTCCGGGCTGTGCCCCCGGAACTCGTCGCGCGCAGCGTCCTCGCCGGTACACCGGAGCAGGTCATCGCGCGCCTGCGCGCCTACCAGGAGGCTGGCCTCCGTTTCCTCGCCGTCTTGCCGGCCTCGGCACTGCGCTCACCCGGGGCAGCGCTCTGGACGTTCCTGGCACTCCGTCGGGTGCGCAACGCTCTGGAGCGTTAG
- a CDS encoding biotin--[acetyl-CoA-carboxylase] ligase, whose protein sequence is MVVWQIHRYERVTTTMDIAAELAAQGAPAGTVVLAEEQTEGRGREGRRWLAPPGTSLLFTVIARPPFAVVQDERLSVRVAERVAAAIARTCGLQPTIKEPNDLLVDGRKLVGILLQSRVRGETLEYLLIGIGINVNIPAEQLPLPTATSLLVELGRPVDREELLRVVLEELERDQQLFPLETKALTLQSVAHPTECQERPERCPG, encoded by the coding sequence ATGGTCGTCTGGCAGATCCACCGCTACGAGCGGGTAACGACGACGATGGATATCGCCGCGGAGCTGGCTGCCCAGGGGGCACCAGCCGGGACGGTCGTGCTGGCCGAGGAACAGACCGAGGGCCGGGGACGCGAGGGACGGCGCTGGCTCGCCCCACCCGGTACGTCGCTGCTCTTCACCGTGATCGCGCGCCCACCCTTCGCGGTCGTGCAGGACGAGCGGCTCTCGGTGCGCGTGGCCGAGCGTGTCGCTGCGGCGATCGCCCGCACCTGCGGTCTGCAGCCGACGATCAAGGAGCCGAACGACCTCCTGGTGGATGGACGCAAACTGGTTGGCATCCTGCTCCAGAGCCGCGTACGCGGCGAGACGCTCGAGTATCTCCTCATCGGGATCGGCATCAACGTCAATATCCCGGCCGAGCAGCTCCCGCTCCCGACGGCGACCAGCCTCCTGGTCGAACTCGGCCGCCCGGTGGACCGCGAGGAGTTGCTCCGGGTGGTCCTGGAGGAGCTCGAGCGCGATCAGCAACTGTTCCCACTGGAGACGAAGGCGCTAACGCTCCAGAGCGTTGCGCACCCGACGGAGTGCCAGGAACGTCCAGAGCGCTGCCCCGGGTGA
- the mraZ gene encoding division/cell wall cluster transcriptional repressor MraZ, whose amino-acid sequence MFLGRFTHAIDEKGRLAIPARFREAFDGQGVLTRGIDRCLTLYPMASWQPLAEKVSALSISDPDARAFRRMVFAEATVVEFDRQGRILIPPELRAYAGLEREAIVVGVHSYIEIWSPEGWAAQAELLTAEGASIAQRLASLI is encoded by the coding sequence GTGTTTCTCGGGCGCTTTACCCACGCGATCGACGAGAAGGGGCGATTGGCGATCCCGGCTCGCTTCCGCGAGGCGTTCGATGGCCAGGGCGTACTCACCCGGGGGATCGACCGCTGTCTCACGCTCTATCCGATGGCATCCTGGCAACCGCTCGCCGAGAAGGTGTCAGCACTCTCGATCAGCGATCCGGACGCGCGTGCCTTCCGCCGCATGGTGTTCGCGGAGGCGACGGTCGTCGAGTTCGACCGCCAGGGGCGCATCCTCATCCCACCCGAGCTCCGCGCCTACGCGGGGTTGGAGCGGGAGGCGATCGTCGTCGGCGTGCACTCCTACATCGAAATCTGGAGTCCGGAGGGCTGGGCAGCGCAGGCCGAGCTGCTCACTGCCGAAGGTGCATCGATCGCCCAGCGCCTGGCGAGCTTGATCTGA
- the rsmH gene encoding 16S rRNA (cytosine(1402)-N(4))-methyltransferase RsmH produces the protein MEERELGTMETPAPTTVHEPVLLAEVLHYLAPCPGGRYVDATFGGGGHARAILEASAPDGRLLAIDADPAAVARAEALAARYPGRLVPCHGNFRDLASLARRHGFDPADGILFDLGLSSDQLADPARGFSFQQPGPLDMRFDPTQGEPAAVIVNTWPEEQLTDLFWRYGEESRARAIARAIVAERARRPIETTTQLAELVERVVGRRRERIHPATRVFQALRIAVNRELDVLELALEQAVALLRPGGRLVVIAFHSLEDRIVKHFFRREAARCLCPPGTPVCVCGHVPRLRVLTPRAVRPAAEEIARNPRSRSARLRAAERV, from the coding sequence ATGGAGGAGCGCGAGCTGGGCACGATGGAGACACCCGCACCCACGACGGTGCACGAACCGGTGCTCCTCGCTGAGGTGCTGCACTATCTCGCACCGTGTCCCGGCGGACGCTACGTCGATGCGACGTTCGGTGGGGGCGGGCACGCGCGAGCCATCCTGGAAGCCAGCGCACCGGACGGGCGGCTTCTGGCGATCGATGCTGACCCGGCCGCCGTTGCGCGCGCAGAAGCGCTGGCTGCTCGGTATCCTGGTCGGCTCGTGCCCTGCCACGGCAACTTCCGCGACCTAGCGAGTCTGGCCCGTCGGCACGGTTTCGATCCGGCCGATGGCATCCTCTTCGACCTCGGGCTCAGTTCCGATCAGCTGGCCGATCCAGCGCGGGGCTTTTCCTTCCAGCAGCCGGGACCGCTCGATATGCGGTTCGATCCGACGCAGGGCGAGCCAGCCGCGGTCATCGTGAATACCTGGCCCGAGGAGCAGCTGACTGACCTGTTCTGGCGGTACGGCGAGGAGTCGCGGGCGCGCGCCATCGCCCGAGCCATCGTTGCCGAACGCGCACGGCGGCCGATCGAGACGACGACCCAGCTCGCCGAACTCGTCGAACGCGTGGTCGGTCGGCGTCGCGAGCGGATTCACCCAGCGACGCGGGTCTTCCAGGCCTTGCGGATCGCTGTCAATCGAGAACTCGATGTGCTCGAGCTCGCGCTCGAGCAAGCGGTCGCGCTGCTCCGTCCTGGCGGGCGGTTGGTGGTGATCGCGTTCCACTCGCTGGAGGATCGCATCGTCAAGCACTTTTTCCGGCGCGAGGCTGCGCGGTGTCTCTGCCCACCGGGAACGCCGGTCTGCGTGTGTGGGCACGTACCTCGGCTACGAGTATTGACGCCGCGTGCGGTACGGCCAGCAGCCGAGGAAATCGCGCGGAATCCGCGGAGCCGCAGTGCGCGCTTGCGCGCCGCCGAGCGGGTGTGA
- a CDS encoding hemolysin family protein — MSSPWRELILFVVAAVVLVTTALVDLASCLPARRSLREFLAELSEAANGNGERTLDELRTARPAVRLVQGVAFLVLVLLAVRLGQLWWPAHSLAFAGLLATVALVVLASAVPLAVLARRPLPSSRARTLAVTLGRFGAPLRAASDLVERVVALAIPAVPAALAPAATPAAAGGEAVEEAEELIERVLRLDRLTARDIMVPRTDIVAVPFAASVREAIAIARESKHSRLPVYQGTIDRIVGIVHVRDLLRFALESAEGIKVGDVMREAYFIPETKRVDELLRDLQRQRVHMAIVVDEFGGTAGIVTIEDVLEEIVGEIQDEYDVEAPLVERVSAEEAIVDGRISLEEIADIFGVSLEDEETSTIGGLVQTHLGRIPQAGESVAVDGLEVTVLEVDGNRVRKLRVRRIPAPVQRSDDEERT; from the coding sequence TTGAGTAGTCCCTGGAGAGAACTGATCCTCTTCGTTGTTGCAGCGGTGGTACTCGTCACCACTGCCCTGGTCGATCTGGCCAGCTGTCTACCGGCTCGCCGCTCGCTCCGTGAGTTCCTGGCTGAACTCAGCGAGGCGGCGAACGGTAACGGCGAGCGGACACTCGACGAGTTGCGCACGGCGCGCCCGGCAGTACGCCTGGTGCAAGGGGTCGCCTTTCTCGTCCTCGTGCTGCTGGCGGTGCGCTTGGGCCAGCTTTGGTGGCCCGCCCACTCACTGGCCTTCGCGGGGCTGCTGGCGACGGTCGCGCTGGTCGTCTTGGCCAGTGCGGTACCGCTCGCTGTGCTCGCCCGACGGCCATTGCCGAGTAGCCGGGCGCGCACGCTCGCTGTCACGCTCGGGCGCTTCGGTGCACCGTTGCGGGCAGCCAGCGACCTCGTCGAGCGTGTCGTCGCCCTGGCCATTCCGGCGGTGCCGGCCGCGCTTGCCCCGGCTGCGACCCCGGCCGCTGCTGGCGGGGAAGCGGTGGAAGAGGCCGAGGAGCTGATCGAGCGGGTGCTCCGGCTCGATCGGCTGACGGCGCGCGACATCATGGTGCCGCGCACCGATATCGTCGCGGTGCCGTTCGCGGCATCGGTGCGCGAGGCGATCGCGATCGCACGCGAGAGCAAGCACTCGCGGCTGCCGGTGTACCAGGGAACGATCGACCGGATCGTCGGTATCGTCCACGTGCGTGACCTCTTGCGCTTCGCGCTCGAATCGGCCGAGGGGATCAAGGTCGGCGACGTGATGCGCGAGGCCTACTTCATTCCGGAGACGAAGCGGGTGGACGAGCTCTTGCGTGACCTGCAGCGCCAGCGCGTCCACATGGCGATCGTGGTCGACGAGTTCGGCGGGACAGCCGGCATCGTGACCATCGAGGACGTCCTCGAGGAGATCGTCGGGGAGATCCAGGACGAGTACGATGTCGAAGCGCCGCTCGTCGAGCGGGTGAGCGCCGAGGAAGCGATCGTCGACGGGCGGATCTCGCTCGAGGAGATCGCCGATATCTTCGGCGTCTCGCTCGAGGACGAAGAGACCTCGACGATCGGTGGGCTCGTCCAAACGCACCTCGGGCGTATCCCGCAAGCGGGTGAGTCGGTAGCGGTCGACGGACTTGAGGTAACGGTGCTCGAGGTGGACGGGAACCGGGTGCGGAAGCTCCGCGTGCGTCGCATCCCGGCCCCGGTCCAGCGCAGTGACGACGAGGAACGCACCTGA
- a CDS encoding Flp family type IVb pilin — protein MRYLYDILAWYEVQKQRAMEGQSLVEYGLILALVALVVIGALTLIGQNINGLLTNIAGKLGG, from the coding sequence ATGCGGTATCTCTACGACATCCTCGCGTGGTACGAGGTGCAGAAGCAGCGGGCGATGGAGGGTCAGAGCCTGGTGGAATACGGGCTCATCCTGGCACTGGTAGCGCTCGTGGTCATCGGTGCGCTGACGCTGATCGGGCAGAACATCAATGGCTTGCTGACGAACATCGCCGGGAAACTCGGTGGTTGA
- the dnaJ gene encoding molecular chaperone DnaJ, whose product MSTKRDYYEVLGVSRTASQEEIRRAYRRLARQYHPDVNKSPDAEEKFKEINEAYEVLSDPEKRAAYDRFGHAGVQVGAGAGAGPSADPFGFGSLFTDLFDSFFGDMTGTARRRPARGADLEVTLELEFEEALRGVEKELEIERLEVCPDCRGTRVRHGAKPTTCPVCGGTGQIRRYQQTILGAMITATTCSHCGGEGRVVSDPCPTCRGRGRTVRRRTVRLEIPAGIEDGATLRLTGEGEHGEPGAPPGNLYVHVRVRPHELFRREGSTLYLDVPVNVAQAALGAEVEVPTVDGPVVLTIPPGTQPGQRFRLRGKGAPELGSGRRGDLIVTVRVVVPTELTPRQRELFEELAESLERPDVREAHRKGLFERIKEVLGV is encoded by the coding sequence ATGAGCACGAAGCGCGACTACTACGAGGTGCTCGGTGTCAGCCGGACGGCGAGCCAAGAGGAAATCCGACGTGCCTATCGCCGGCTGGCTCGCCAGTATCACCCGGACGTCAACAAGTCGCCGGACGCTGAGGAGAAGTTCAAGGAGATCAACGAAGCCTACGAAGTCCTGAGCGATCCCGAGAAGCGGGCAGCCTACGATCGCTTCGGTCATGCGGGTGTCCAGGTCGGGGCTGGTGCCGGAGCGGGGCCGAGTGCCGATCCGTTCGGTTTCGGCTCGCTCTTCACCGACCTGTTCGACTCGTTTTTCGGCGACATGACCGGCACCGCCCGCCGCAGGCCAGCCCGTGGCGCCGACCTCGAAGTGACGCTCGAGCTCGAGTTCGAGGAGGCCCTGCGCGGCGTCGAGAAGGAGCTCGAGATCGAGCGGCTCGAGGTCTGCCCGGACTGCCGCGGCACGCGCGTGCGCCACGGTGCGAAGCCGACGACCTGCCCGGTCTGCGGAGGCACGGGCCAGATCCGGCGCTACCAGCAGACGATCCTCGGTGCGATGATCACGGCGACGACCTGCAGTCACTGCGGCGGCGAGGGGCGCGTGGTCTCGGATCCCTGTCCCACCTGCCGGGGGCGCGGGCGCACGGTGCGGCGCCGCACGGTGCGGCTGGAGATTCCGGCTGGGATCGAGGACGGCGCGACCTTGCGGCTGACCGGCGAGGGGGAGCACGGGGAGCCGGGCGCCCCGCCGGGGAACCTGTATGTCCACGTGCGCGTGCGCCCACACGAACTCTTCCGGCGGGAGGGCTCGACGCTCTATCTCGACGTACCAGTCAACGTGGCGCAGGCTGCGCTCGGTGCCGAGGTGGAAGTCCCGACGGTCGACGGGCCGGTCGTGCTGACGATCCCACCGGGTACGCAGCCCGGCCAGCGTTTCCGGCTGCGCGGGAAGGGGGCGCCGGAACTCGGCAGTGGCCGGCGCGGAGACCTCATCGTGACCGTGCGCGTGGTGGTGCCGACCGAGCTCACGCCGCGCCAGCGCGAGCTCTTCGAGGAACTGGCTGAGTCGCTCGAGCGGCCGGACGTGCGCGAAGCGCACCGCAAGGGGCTCTTCGAGCGGATCAAGGAAGTGCTCGGCGTCTGA
- a CDS encoding Flp family type IVb pilin — protein sequence MLRHAVHRALPAQSLVEYGMIILFIALAVVTALTALGGSLDTFYQSVVGSFPGS from the coding sequence ATGCTGCGACATGCGGTACACCGAGCCCTACCCGCCCAAAGCCTCGTCGAGTACGGGATGATCATCCTGTTCATCGCTCTAGCCGTCGTCACGGCGCTCACCGCACTCGGTGGGTCGCTCGACACCTTCTACCAGTCGGTCGTGGGTAGTTTTCCCGGCTCGTGA